One part of the Microbacterium aurugineum genome encodes these proteins:
- a CDS encoding M13 family metallopeptidase, which produces MTDVLPVGLALDEFSSDIRPQDDLYRHVNGAWLARTEIPGDKARWGSFHLLAEQAEKDVRAIVEESQDAAEGTLARKIGDLFASFMDTERIDAAGVTPLAGTLAEIDAIDGIPAFLRTVGAYDRDGRASVIGLYVDGDPGNPERYLPVLLQAGLSLPDESYFRLDTFADTRAAYRAHLERLLELAGVPQAAENTDRAIALETELAGHHWDNVRSRDAVATYNLKTWDELQELAGVDLTPWREAVSPSNPAAFDEVVVSQPSFFEGLGSLLTPERLDDWKAWLRAKVVHAAAPYLTDDLVQENFSFYGTELTGVPTMRERWKRGVSLAEGALGEAIGKVYVERHYPPTAKAAMDELVANLIEAYRRSITDLEWMTAETRERALAKLDSFTPKIGHPEVWRDYSSLEIDRDDLFGNVRRASIFEHDRNVDKVGTPIDRTEWHMPPQMVNAYYNPSMNEIVFPAAILQYPFFDAGRDAAANYGGIGAVIGHEIGHGFDDQGSRYDGDGRLQDWWTDADRSAFEERTKALIAQYDALVPEGLDAEHHVNGALTIGENIGDLGGLGIALRAYELSLDGAEAPVIDGYTGVQRLLLSWAQVWQQKSRDAETLRLLTIDPHSPNEFRCNQIVRNIDAFYEAFGVAETDALWLPATSRVTIW; this is translated from the coding sequence ATGACTGACGTTCTTCCCGTGGGCCTCGCCCTTGATGAGTTCAGCTCCGACATCCGCCCGCAGGACGACCTCTACCGCCACGTGAACGGCGCCTGGCTCGCCCGCACCGAGATCCCGGGCGACAAGGCGCGCTGGGGCTCCTTCCACCTCCTCGCCGAGCAGGCGGAGAAAGACGTGCGTGCGATCGTCGAGGAGTCGCAGGACGCGGCGGAGGGCACTCTCGCCCGCAAGATCGGCGACCTGTTCGCGAGCTTCATGGACACCGAGCGGATCGATGCCGCCGGTGTCACCCCGCTCGCCGGGACGCTGGCCGAGATCGACGCGATCGACGGCATCCCGGCGTTCCTGCGCACCGTCGGCGCGTACGACCGCGACGGTCGTGCATCCGTGATCGGACTCTACGTCGACGGCGACCCCGGCAACCCCGAGCGCTACCTCCCGGTGCTCCTGCAGGCAGGTCTGTCGCTCCCCGACGAGAGCTACTTCCGCCTCGACACGTTCGCCGACACCCGCGCCGCGTACCGTGCCCACCTCGAGCGACTGCTGGAGCTCGCGGGCGTCCCGCAGGCGGCGGAGAACACCGACCGGGCGATCGCGCTCGAGACCGAGCTGGCGGGTCATCACTGGGACAACGTGCGCAGCCGCGATGCGGTCGCGACCTACAACCTCAAGACCTGGGACGAGCTCCAGGAGCTCGCCGGTGTCGACCTCACGCCGTGGCGGGAAGCGGTCTCGCCGTCGAACCCCGCCGCGTTCGACGAGGTCGTCGTGTCGCAGCCGAGTTTCTTCGAGGGCCTCGGCTCGCTGCTGACCCCGGAGCGTCTCGACGACTGGAAGGCGTGGTTGCGGGCGAAGGTCGTGCACGCCGCGGCGCCGTACCTGACCGACGATCTCGTGCAGGAGAACTTCTCGTTCTACGGCACCGAGCTCACCGGTGTCCCCACGATGCGCGAGCGCTGGAAGCGCGGCGTCTCGCTCGCCGAAGGGGCCCTCGGCGAGGCGATCGGCAAGGTGTACGTCGAGCGGCACTACCCGCCGACGGCGAAGGCCGCGATGGACGAGCTGGTCGCGAACCTCATCGAGGCCTACCGCCGGAGCATCACCGACCTCGAGTGGATGACCGCGGAGACCCGTGAGCGCGCGCTCGCCAAGCTCGACTCGTTCACGCCGAAGATCGGGCATCCCGAGGTGTGGCGCGACTATTCGAGCCTCGAGATCGACCGGGACGACCTGTTCGGCAACGTGCGCCGCGCATCGATCTTCGAGCACGATCGCAACGTCGACAAGGTCGGCACGCCCATCGACCGCACCGAGTGGCACATGCCGCCGCAGATGGTCAACGCGTACTACAACCCGTCCATGAACGAGATCGTGTTCCCCGCGGCGATCCTGCAGTACCCGTTCTTCGACGCCGGTCGTGATGCGGCCGCGAACTACGGCGGCATCGGCGCGGTCATCGGTCACGAGATCGGCCACGGCTTCGACGACCAGGGCAGCCGCTACGACGGCGACGGCCGACTGCAGGACTGGTGGACGGATGCGGATCGCTCGGCGTTCGAAGAGCGCACCAAGGCTCTCATCGCCCAGTACGACGCGCTCGTTCCAGAGGGCCTCGACGCCGAGCATCACGTCAACGGCGCCCTCACGATCGGGGAGAACATCGGCGACCTCGGCGGTCTCGGCATCGCGCTCCGGGCGTACGAGCTGTCGCTGGACGGTGCGGAGGCACCGGTGATCGACGGGTACACCGGCGTGCAGCGACTTCTGCTCTCCTGGGCGCAGGTGTGGCAGCAGAAGAG